In Pangasianodon hypophthalmus isolate fPanHyp1 chromosome 13, fPanHyp1.pri, whole genome shotgun sequence, the genomic window ACATGCCATATAGGCCACTTTGTAGCCATCTGGCGCTGtatctgttgctatgcacaTGTTGCTAAGTGTCAGATACCTTCTACCCCATCACCAGTATTCTTCAAATGATTTACTATCATCCATTGTAATGTCCTACAGGCTACAGATTACACAGATAGAGGTAAGGTTTAAAACTGTGTTTTGGAGTAAAACACCTAGGGgatgtggaggaaaaaaaagtaataaaaaaaaaggtaaaatgacgtggtggtgtgatgaagcaaagAGTTACCGAACCATGCATGTCCTCAgaacaacttagttcctgtcATGACttgcggtttttttttttttcctcttgaacTTGTCAAGATGTAGACCTACTTTGtcctgttacaaagcaccgacactggagactccttccataaacgctaaataaatgtctcatcaCAGCAAAACAATTcagcatttacacacatctttatcagtgctgtgatataaggcAAGTggttttactgtcatttcaaccatatgcagctggtgctacataaaacaacacagagctatgagactacacagaactaaacaagactacacagacctacacaggactacgtGAAGTGCACGTGTGCAGATGTGTGCAAACAGtgcaagacagtacaataattactaaaacaggacaataggcacagtaaaggacagtgcagcgccgaccagtacacacttctagtgtggaataaagtgcaaaaagatattacagtataataataaatgctgtaaatgtaaacataacatattaGTTAGCAGCAAAAAGGTGGgcaatacagtattttttttatggtaTTCTTAGCAGCAATTTAACAAAGACGTGCAAAAATTGCAGCGTGAGTggaatggtgttcagttgagcacgagtgtgtgtgtgtgtgtgtgtgtgtgtgtgtgtgttggtgtcaCTCCAGTCTCTAGGTAGTGAGGAGTCTGTttgcttgggggaagaaactgggCAATAAATTGGACTACATCCGACTCCAGCAGTCTACAGTTGTAATGccttttaaagttttattgCCCCAGACTACACAGAATGACACCAAATAATAGCAATTAAATTATGAAAGCTTATTAACTGCTCATTCTCAGATTTATTAAACTGGtgttaactgtaaaatataaatgaagtgTGACTAAACTAATTAGAGTGATAACGATTTTagtgtgcagaagtcttaggcaaatgcaaagaaatgctgtagagcaaagatgcctttaatttcaaaaataatgcaattaaatgtttctgcattaaTAAATACTGTGAAGAGcaggaaataaatgaaacaaagtcaatgtttggtgttcaaaaaaaaaagaatagtctcaggtacagtgtgtgcagttttataaggaaatgagctcttagtctggagactttgactgtcgactcgcttcttatttttgcagcaaaacccttcattgtgttttttttgtctgaaaagtgtctcttacataatctgctgctttctttactgacatacaaacatttttctgtaacatttaattttgtgctgaaaaactaatgtttggaaatctaaaatgtttttgtgctgactctaatgtagaaatcataaaataaaactctataacaaagtttgtactttaaaaaaaaatagggtgcctaagacttttgcacagtactgaatatttttccaattaaaaaaaatagttactaacatttctcaattcaacaaacatttaataatagctacttattgatttaaaaacctTTGACTCATTGTGtatctaataaactggcaactcagtaTAATGTGATggataaatgtaatgtaaaattagAATGGAAAATGTATTCTAAAATATAGTCCAGAAATAGGCTTAACCCTGACACATATTTGAAACCCTGACATGTTTTGGAATTATTTTTGTCACACATACGTCTTAACTACACTTCTATTTTAATAGTGTTATTTCACACGGTAGGGTGTGTAACTtgcttgtgtgtgaaaaagctTACacatgctgggttttttttttttttgcatgcttttttCACTTGCGTACACTTAAATCACACACTTTTCACTTtatatggtgaaaaaaaatccttcatttaaaaatttgaTTCTTTAACAGTATTGTGATGTGGCCTGTAGTGTTTGTATGGTAATGATACTGCAACATGGGAAAtcccacctttttttttaaactatcaGACTGTCCCATATCATGGTTTTCATCAAGTGAGTTGTGTAGTAATGCTGTATTCGTCTTAACTCAGCAGTGGGAAGTCAGAACTTGGAATCACACCTTTTTCAACCACCGTGatttcgagctacaaagtgagggaaaaacatggatgcctccatgttcgtcttttgttagcaaagTACTAGCCAGGCAATGGTGAGGAGCAGTGTATATTTACATCCTCAAAACAGCTAACTATATAGTCAGCGTTAGAGATTTAAGCagctaatatgtctgtatgttgactgatctaaagcaaatacgaatataaactgtataactcgtttaaaagtaaagaagtgctactttgtttactgttgatgctgtgagcagccatgatgatttgatgtcacttgctaaACTCAAggttgaggagaccttcctgACGTTCTACGTAGCAGTTCTGAGTTGAGTATGGGTTTTCTTTGGTCTTTCCTAGTCCAAGGTCAGGAAACCCAAGGTataataatgacataattaCGGCAGGTTCAACTGTGACTTTTCCTACTCCACTATGTTTAATTAACACTGGTAGCATcactgtctcacagctccagggtcccaggtcGATCTTGAGCTCACTGtcggttactgtctgtgtggagttctgcatgttctcctcgtgtccatgtgggtttcctcctcgTTCTCTGGTTGcctcccacctccccaaaacatgccaCTTGGTAGCTTGGTTAtactaaattgcctctaggtgtaaatgattgtgtgtgtagtctttCGGGGCATTCCTAATAAATAGTTAACCAGTGGTAGCTATATACgtgtgtaatgttagctaagtcacACATAGACAGAGATTTTATGTCACGTTACTGAACTcgaaacattctccatttaccttgacagaaagcgagggcGCCACGTCAGTGCATCCTTCAAGCGGGAAAATTGAGCAGAGGTAAGAGCATGGGCCAAAGGAGTACTAAGGTGAGATGgtggaagggggcggggcttccagtaTGTCAGAACATGTATGCTGTCAACTGTCAATCATCCCAGGTTCACATCAATTGGCACAGCTGCTGTTTATATTGGGCATAAAAAGAAGACAGTTGTGGTGTATTTTTGATTGACAACTCATAGCTGCATAATTCATTGttaaataagtacataagtaaAAGCAATgttgtggtattttttttttttttgtaaagaacaccagcataactcatttatcTTGTGAAATTAACTACTACACAGAGGATTGGGAAATACTTTCAGGTTCACTTTAATGTCATGACATTTTACATATGAAGCAGGAAAACTACTTAAGTGGTATGTTacaatatcaaaaatattacatttgcaCTTAATACTTTCCTCActgaacacagaaaaataataaattaaaagtaaaaaaaaaaaaataacagtttttaaaataaaactgttacagATTCATTGGGGtgtatttaaacaaaacagaggagaaaaaaaataaaagaaaaacacttctcccattaaaaaacacatttcttacCTTGTGTTGCTACTACAAGCTCATGTTTAATCACTTGCCATGATAATTACCTCagtgtaaatatactgtatactggtACAAAAGTCTGTGGTTTATTCAGTTGTACTAACtctgctttttttgttattattatttcagtgaaTTCTTCCCAACAAGCAACTTGGAATTCCAGATCTCCTAATGCCACATCTGTATCTGTGCATGTATCATCATGCTCTGTGGGTAGATTGCTGGTCAGGTTTCTAGGAAAGGTTATGAGTCAGCCATAACACAACTCAAATGTTCATGCACAGGAAGAAGGCAGTTGTAGAGTGTGTGACAAGACAGATATTTAATATGCACCTTTTTACAAACCCAGTCATAGTCACAGCACAAAAATGTCCTGCTGAATTGGAATTCCTGGGtctttcatgtaatttttttttttcctctcgaCCAGACCTTGCATCATTCCAGGACCACACCCAGGAAGGTGTCATCAGAGCCTTAGAAGTCCATGGAGCTGTTGGCCAGACAGTCCCTGCGGCTGATGTTGGTAACCTGCTTCGTCTGCATGGCCTCCAACTTGGGACACTCGGTGATACGATGACCCAAACCACCGCAGAACGCACAGCCTCTCTCTCCTggggaaaaacagaagagaaaacaaGGGTGAGTTTCATACAGCATACTTAGGAGCAGGAGCCAACTGAACTAAATTCCCTCCAGATTTACAAAACTTTTGCTTATTTATACTGCAAAATTTACCCTTAGTGACACCCATAAAACTTAGATATCTGAAAACTAGCTCGTCgccaattatatgatttgaaattGATTGAGATTCACATTAGGGAATCACCGCATATTTAAATTGACACTTGGGCATTAGCGTTTTTCGAATACCGcgtttcttgtgtaaatgctcctgcaagCATTTATGTATTCaggtttatgaataaatctgtttcaTCAGTTAGGCTTCAAAACCTCAgaaaaaagctataaaaaaaaaaaagcttaaacaATAGTGTTCAAATTAGCAGGGTGCACTAGGAAAGCGAATGGTATATCTGAGAGTAGAGATTAAACAATATGAAACGCTCACCTCCAATATCCAGCATGGCTTCGTCCCCTGTCTGGAGCACCTGCAGAACCGGTGGAACTTTCTGCTTGGCTTCGACCAGCAAAGCCTTCAGATCCATCAGCACCGATTCCTCTGCAATGGTGAGGGGACAAGATCAGAATTCACACACAGCATGGCAAACTCCATTCAGGGTTCCTCATCAACGTTACTCCCCTTATGTGAGTATATCCTAAATGTTTACTTCCAACACATTTACACtagtttttgattatttaatacaaatttaagGTAGGCTACATCATAGTTTAAGCCGGCGATGCTTGTATGACTGATAGCTTTGCTAAAAGCTTGCAAATATTTGTTGTATTGGATTAAAATTTAGATATAAGTGTCTACAGAATAAGTAAACCTAAACATAGAGGGATATAACTTTACATTCTTACCGCATCCCTTGTTGATGAACGTTGTGGCTATTCCAGTTTTGCCCGATCGACCCGTTCTACCAATTCTGTGGACTATCAAACAGGCAGAGAAGAGAATTTGTTGAAATTTATGAGCATTCAAACCcgcaaaaaaaaatccaacaaggTCACAACACATAGAACAGACTGCTGCCTGAAAGCTGTCATTGTCATTTATTATACACTCGCCGTCCACCATCCAAGTGGACAATGAGTgtataataaactaataatgGCATAAAACAGCTATATAGcagtctgttttggttttttttttttttttgcccacgTTCTCACCATAGTTCTCGATCTCTTCAGGCATGTCGTAGTTAATAACATGTTGAATGGCAGGGAAATCCAAACCCTTAGAGGCCACGTCAGTGGCCACCAAAACATCTTTCTTCCCCTCCTTGAAGGCCTCGATggcttttgttctttcttcttgGTCTAAAGAATGACAACAGGAAGATTAGAACTACAATCAGGAACCTCTTTAGCCATTAAAgttgcagtttgtaatttttaagtTTTTCTAAACTTAGAATCATGATATAATTTTGAAGATCCATTAGAAAAAATACTGATTTACACTGTTGCCATGTAATGGTTCTTGATAGTTTCTTTGTTTCAGGGTGCTGTTTTACATATTTCcggcccagaaattagctccgcccccactTAGAATGGCACGTTTCCTTACACGGCATATGTAGTTTTGAGAGATAGAGTGGGGTCAGTTAGAGGGAAGCTAAAGGCTTGTCAGcgtgcatttgcatttggaattcAAGATAGCTAAAAATGACGTACTGCCACAGTTGGCTCAGCGTTAGCTCTAGCCTAAGACATTGTGTAGTAaagaattaatttaattaggatttatttttttcactaagATTAAAAAGTTCATATTGCTGTTATAAAATCACAGGTGATTGGGTTCAATACGAAAACAAGTAAAACTAAAATTCCACCAGCTTGTAGCATGCTCAGGCTCTCTGTCCAGTAGGTTAGCAGTATGTTTGATGGTGATTTACCTTTGCCTCCGTGGATCGCCACTGCCTCCACACCTTTGAGCAGCAGATACTCATGGATGGCGTCCACATCTGCTTTCTTCTCAGCAAATATTAACACCTGAGAGCGAAAGGATTATTCAAAATAACGTACGTGGCAAAGTTTGTCCTCTACGTAATTTTATGAGAACTGTCGTTCATTCTGTCAGACAGGGAATTATGTTGTCATCTTTAATTCAGATACGTGTATTATTAatgcaatataatatacactcactgtccacagtattaggaacaccttacattcatgcagttatctaatcagccaatcatgtagcagcagcgcaatgcaaagaataaaaaaaaaaaagagcttcaagtaatgttcacatcaaacatcagaacaggggaaaaagtctgatctctgtgattCTGATCGTGGCATGGTGGCAtggactgttgtgtgtgaaaatcccaggagcttagcagtttctgaaatactcaaaccagcccatctggaatcaacaaccatgccatggttaaagtcacagagatcacactttttcttcattctgatgtttgatgtgaacattaactgaagctcttgacctgtatgtgcatgattttatgcactgtgctgctgccacatgattggctgactggataactgcatgaatgtgattctaataaagtggatggtgagacTACATTCTCATTCTGCACAACCGAGATAGGCGCTGCTTAACCAAAACCAGCTGTGAGAATAATAGGTTGTACTAATTAGTCCCATGCAAGCGGTTTTTGATAAAATGTGTGAGGAAGTTAGTGGTACATACGGGAGGTGCTGTCTTCTGTAAGCACTCCAGAAGGTACACCATTTTTGCTTCCTCTTTGACATACTCCACTTCCTGTGGAAGAATTATGCAACAAAGTAAGATGCAATGTTGAAATGCAACTACCCATTTTATGTGAAGTATAAGCTCCGAGTCTGGTTCTCCATCCTGTGTGACACCGCAAAATGAAGTTTCCACTCCAAGTGCAGCGAAGACACTAACCCATGCATACTGGAGTCAGACCTGTCCAGTAATTATTGTTGCTCTGATAATACAGGATTGTATTAATGTACACAAAGTGTTTACCTGAATGACGTCCAAGCTGGCGGCTCCGGCTCGGCCCACGTTGATGGTGATGGGTTTGACCAGAGCGCTTTTGGCAAAGTTCTGGATCTTCTTGGGCATGGTGGCACTGAACAGCAGTGTCTGTCTCTGACCCTAAGTCACAAATTAAAGGccatcaaaaaaacaaacaaacaaacaaacaaacccaacaaccatATTTATTAACAATACACACTTTATACTTTCATATACACACTTTATATCATACTGTGAACTTTTAGTAAAAGTCTAAAAGTCCAGAGCATGGTACAATACAGTAGAAGTAAAGTACACAAGGTTTCTAGCGAAACAAGATGATTCTTGACAAAGTGCTTCTCTGTAAATGTTGTGTACTTCCCTTAAGTTTTTCTATACATAGTTTAGTTATGTATAACTAAGAatatcagggttttttttaaataaatccacgCTGTGTCAAAAAAGTACCCTATGTTTCAAAGATTTGTCAAGCACCCACTTTAGTTAACCTGATATTCACATGAACCATAAAGACGATAAATTACCCGAGACAACTATGAACTGAAAACACATACACTTACAACACTAATTCCTGCCTTTCATATGTAAAAATTCTGACACAGGGTGTTGCGTTAGTAACTATTTCTTAGAGAGAGAAGTGAGGGTGCAGTCGAATGAAACCATACATCACAGATCATTACCCCCCCATCCAACCCCCACCTATTTTGTAGCagccacaaaaataaaataaaataaagaaactttTTTGGGATTAAAATAGtgcattagattttttttttggcacaagGCTATACAGAAGAGGAGTAGGAGGCTTTTTTGCACTAGCCTAATTTTGGTGTCTGCCTAGCTTTACAACTCAACTGTTACatgaaacagattaaaaaatttCAATAATTTGGTCAGTGACATGACTAAAATGCAGTTGTCATGGCAACCAGAAacagtataaatattttatacatacacagacaaaaTTTAAAGGTATGTTTAGTAATTTTGGTGCAAGTTGAACCTCGAAAAACCAACAAAGCCACCGATTTCATTGCTTCCACCAAAGCCACGCCTACAAACCACACACGTGTGGCTAGGAGGAGAGTTTTCCAAATTAAGGAAGTAGAGAAAGCCTCTTGcctggttggttggttggtttttgGTGAGCCACATCATTTATATGCTCCCGTTTACTTAAAGAGCTTAGGCCACCAAAGAGATAGGTAGATAGCTATCTCTCCTCTGAGCAGATATATTATTGAGGAGAACGTCTTCAAACATTACAAAAGGAAtgtgtttagattttaaaaatggctgACCATACCTTTAAAGTCTAGAAAACATGATTAAACAGACAAATGCTCACCTTAAAATACGAGAAGATAGTCCTGATGTCCTCCTCAAAGCCCATATCGATCATCCTGTCAGCCTCGTCCAGAGCCAGGTATCGACAGATATCCAGACTCACCATCTTCTTATTGAGCAGGTCCATCAGACGGCCCGGTGTGGCCACCATCATGTGCACGCCGCTGCAAAACAACATTACACGCGGATTAGGACGTGCAAACTTGTCTGATCAGATGCGCGCATTCATTATGctatgatttatttatcttcagaGAACAGCTGTAGTTTATTCGGCAGAGCCAGACCACATTAAGTGTTTCTCAGGACACACACTTACTGCTTGACCACCTCCATCTGCTCTTTGACGGACATGCCCCCGATGCAGAGGGCAGTGCGCAGCTGAGGCGCACTCTCGTCCTCCAGGAGCTTGCAGTAGTACTCGATGATGCCGTGCGTCTGCCTCGCCAGCTCCCTCTGCAGGAGAACAAAGGCACAGCAACAGTCAAGTACAAAAACACATCCCAGTACAGTCTTTAATCCTGTTAaatctcacaatgtttctgttaaatTGTGTATGCAGGTATGAAATGGCCGTGCATGTGTGCGTACAGAAGGGCAGATGATGAGTCCGTAGGGTCCCTCTCTCTTGCAGAAGGGCAGGCGTTTTTCCTGCTCCAGACAGAACATGATGATGGGCAGAGTGAACACCAGCGTCTTCCCTGAGCCCGTGAACGCAATGCCAATCATGTCTCTGCCAGAAagactacacacagacaggaatAAACCATTAATAATAAGAACCAGCGCGCACAGGCACGTATGCTTCTCTGTACCGAATCAGAGCGTCTCTACGTGCTCAGTATTGGGATCTTACATAGTCGGGATTCCCTGGATCTGGATGGGTGTTGGATGCACAATTCCTTTCTTCTTAAGACCTTTCAGAATTGCtgcaaaatatgttttaaagtcACTGGTGAATATTCAGttcaacaaatatataatatgcaagattactgtaaatatgactGTAAGATGCGTTTTCTTCCTGTagtatt contains:
- the LOC113546952 gene encoding probable ATP-dependent RNA helicase DDX41, with the protein product MDTEAKPRKRNYTEEKSASEPSDDDDYVPYVPVKVRKQQMLQKMMRLRGKGLTEEDQKDSGGEQKDEDEGLGPRSNVSLLDQHQHLKEKAEARKESAKEKQLKEEEKILESVAEGRALMSVKEMAKGITYEDSIKTSWKAPRYILNMPAVRHERVRKKYHILVEGDGIPPPIKSFREMKFPQAILKGLKKKGIVHPTPIQIQGIPTILSGRDMIGIAFTGSGKTLVFTLPIIMFCLEQEKRLPFCKREGPYGLIICPSRELARQTHGIIEYYCKLLEDESAPQLRTALCIGGMSVKEQMEVVKHGVHMMVATPGRLMDLLNKKMVSLDICRYLALDEADRMIDMGFEEDIRTIFSYFKGQRQTLLFSATMPKKIQNFAKSALVKPITINVGRAGAASLDVIQEVEYVKEEAKMVYLLECLQKTAPPVLIFAEKKADVDAIHEYLLLKGVEAVAIHGGKDQEERTKAIEAFKEGKKDVLVATDVASKGLDFPAIQHVINYDMPEEIENYVHRIGRTGRSGKTGIATTFINKGCEESVLMDLKALLVEAKQKVPPVLQVLQTGDEAMLDIGGERGCAFCGGLGHRITECPKLEAMQTKQVTNISRRDCLANSSMDF